The genomic region aagacactgatgccctttgcaaccacgtaccatGTGAGAGTgaattctcggccctcactaagCATGAAAACttaatacaggcacagactgtgtttggatttttttttaaataaatgtatcatatagtgtgtATGTGGCAGACTTACAAAgttggcaaaaaacaacatttgagagtgcgctgaccctggtgctagagggttatgcagctggaggttgaatgtttgaaggtgtACGGGACTATacaaagtttgggaaccactggtataGGGAGCTAAAAGGATGTATGTGTTCAATTTGTAATTCTTTATATGTGCaataaaaatatacatatatacttTTTTTAATCAATCTCTCATGTCATGATTATTACGTTAATGTAGCCCTCATGAGGGAGGGTTCAAGTCAAGTGTAATAACAGTCTTTTGGGTTGAATGTGTGCAACCCCTGGTAAGTTGGGGACCGCTAGTGTTGAACGGCTATGTGGGGCATGCAGGGTTTTTTgccaccaaaccaaacctaaccAAAGGACTGACACAGGGTGAGAATACCAGGGGTATATTCATTAGTGCAGACCGTGGAAAAATGTTTTGCATTGCAAACtacagtttctattggacaaattcaggtaggtccttACCAATTTCGTTCTGTTTGCTTCCATTTGATTCTTAGTGAATACACCCTAATCCACCTGAATTTTCATTTAGCGTTTCTAAATATTTTGTCACACTGAACACAGCCCACGTGTGTGGTCGTCGCCAGTTCAAATACTCACATCCTGCCACTGGTCTTCGTTCTCCTTGATCTGCTCTCTGATCTTCTGCAGCTCCTCGTAGCGCACCTGCTTCAGGGATTCCTGGTCCACCGCAAGGTCTGTCATTGATTTGCTCCTACACACCACCAGAGAAGAGGAAGACGGCTTAAAGACGGGGTTGAGATCATTGTCAACTCAGTTACAGGCATTGGACCATCAGTTAGGAGCATAAACCTACAGTACACAAGACGGTATTTACAAGACGGTCATAAAGTAGGCTACAGATGTATGTATCAAAAGACACTCCAAATCCACTATAATCACAGATGCGACACACATGTGAATGTGGAGCAAAAGTGCTTGTTAAAGTAAATCTCAATTAAATAAACTGAAACATACTTTTACACATACGTTTATTGTAAGAACACAGAAAATAAAAACAAGATTCAACATTCATTGAAGATGAAACAATAATTTTTATCTACATTACACCATTAAGACTAAAAGGTAGTACAAACAAAACATGTTCCCCATTTTTCAAATTTCTTAGTTTGGTATTAGTAAGCAAACAAAATAAGCAACAGTTGAGTCACGCTAAACACAAGCTTGATGAGGTTTTAGCCTAATGGGTTAGACAAACCATGCAGTATATCTCAGCCACCCCATTCTGCAAAATACACTTGTTTACTCAAAGCTTTCAAAGTTTTTTATGGCCAAAAACATTCACTGCATTTGACTTACCTGTAAACTTCTGAATCATACTGCTATCAATGTCTCTCTATCTTGTCTGTCTGTTACACAAAACCAACCATCATGGTAGCCTACCTGTGCTTCAAACATTTTCTTCTCAGCTGTacataacatacagtatgtttggtTGGATGACCCAGCATATTGGTATCGTGTGTACAATCCCCTCACTCCACTTTGTTGCCTTATCAAATGCTGTGTCCCACCCCCCTTGGTTTGGGCCTGCGGAGCCATTCAATCCCCAACAATGTGTCAGTGTCATCGTATAGCAGTCAGTCAGCAAGTGAGGGAACTAGTAAATGAGCAGCAACACAAAGGCAAAAGGAGGAAGGAGGCAGGAAGTGCTCTGTGATTGCATTGTGGAGGGAGGCCGTGGAGAGAACACGACCATGCCACATTCCTGGGAACCAACATAATCAACTCACCCATCGCTAGCAACGTCATACTTTTGGAGCAGTCTAGGAGAACCAGAAAAGAGAACCACACAGACAAAAAAAGTCACATTTGGGCCAGAATTTATTTTCCTACTCTGGGAATAAGTATAGGTGAAGTGATCCCTAACCAGTGTCTGGagtttttctctccctctaatgGCTAAATTCAGGATTGGGAATCTAATCCTAGACCTGTGGTAAGGGATTGCTACCTCCAGCCTCTGTCTTCAAGATTCATATAGTAGGGGAAAAAGGAAGGGGAAAAGGTAAAGTGCATGGATGGACACATAATGGTTCATTGCAATGCATAGTCAAGTGCCACTCCACTTCAGCTTCCTTCTCCTGGGGTTTCACTGTCCTTTTTATTGAAGGTGGGTGTGTATCACAGCTAGTGTAACACCTTCCTTTCATCTCTTCGAGACCACAGTTTAGGGTGATGTCACTGGAAACTCTACAGGAGTTTTCCATGTGTGAGGGAAATACATCCAGATGCTTCAGACCCATGTTTGAATGGCCTGTCTTGTGAGTGTGACAcacagagaaatagaaagagtgtgagtgtgattgtGAATTTGTGAAAGGGAAAGTGTGTATGCTTCATATGTACACTCACCTccatatgtatttggacagtgaagctacattttttaaatttagtcCCCTCATTTGAAGAAATCACAAGTATTTGCACTTATAGTGTATTAAAGCAGTCAAAAGTGTAgtgtttggtcccatattccttgcacgcaatgactacatcaagcctGTGACTCTTAGTCCAAAGACTTCATCACATGGGGGGGGGCTAGTTACATGAAGTGCTTTCATTTGTAATtggtatgaaaataccctcaaataaaaggagACATTCTGTAATGTCACCTAACATGAAAGAcatgatctcaaatccaaaatgctggagtatagagccaagtaaaaaaaatgtatcttcaCTGTCCAAATCCATATGGAGGGGAGtgatgtcagagtgtgtgtgtgtaaactgtgTATGTGTTTTCACGTTGCCAAGAGTGGCAGGTAACAGCTTTCATCCCCTCACACGATGATGGGGAATTTCAGTCTAGGTTTTCATGTCTGTCTTCGTTATTAAAAAACGTATGCTCTCTGATCATCATCTACCTCTGCTGTGAAGACTTGAGTTGAAATACTAATCGAAATGTCTCAAATACTTTGAGAGTTTACTTCAGCCTGACTGCCCGTGCCTGGAGTGCCATGTGGGTGGGGTTTGCACTTTTGAGAATTCTCTATTGAATCCATtgcgccaggcaagctcaattgACCACAGCTAAAGTAttttaaattatttcaaatagtatttcgAACCCAGGTTTGGTGCAGTGTCTAGGGGTAAGTATGGGGTTCATCTCAGAAACCCCAAACTAAAATATTGCATAATTGCGTAAGATGCTTGATTAGGTTCAGGAGGgagataatatactgtattttatgagAAAAGATACTAACAAAACAAGCGAAGTCTTCACCCCCCTAAACGGAAACACTCAGCCAAAGCATGGGCCAAATGTTTCTTGTTAGTCGTCTCATCCTTGTCTGTTCGCTCGTTACCATCCTATGTTACGTGCGTCTGTCCATGAGAGTGAGTGTGGGGTCAATAGCTTGAGTTATATATCGATCttactcatgttcaaatccctTTTCATACCACTGCGCTCATACTGCTCCCCCAAGTCAGTGTGAAGTCCTCTGATGTTGAGAGACACTGTGTTATTCCAAGGCAAATAGAGGTGCTAGGGTGATATCATGCTTCGCCATTCGTGAACCACCTCCGATTAATTCCATGACAAGTTTTCAGTCTGTTTTTGTCTATTTTTATTAAGCATGGGACAAAGTATTTTTTAAATTCACAGGCAAAGGCAATCCATgagcaaaaacaaacaaaaacaaaaaaacaaacaaatgtatAACAGAATGGGGTCTTGTTGTGTTAATTCTGATGGAGGTATACATTTTTGGTCAATGCATTGACGACAGTACTCATGTGGTGGTGTCTAGAATTAGCACTTGAAAAAAGGATAGCATCAGTTATACAAGTTGTACAGAAAGGTCATTTACTTAGAGAGTTGCGTTTTAGAGCTTCAGAATCGTATAGCTTGTATGGTTTCAGAAAATACCACAACCTGCGTAAAAAAAGTCATTTGTTTGACCTAATCAATCAAACCACTTTCTCAAAAGCTGAGGTAACATAACCGTGGGTTATTTTTCTACATTTCCACCACTGGGTTTATGTGTTAAAATACATTTACTGTAAAGTTGTCTTTTATCAATTTGTTGCAGTTAGTGTGAAAGGCACATGTTTGTTTTTGGTAGAGAAGTGCTTAAAATAGTTAATTGAAATTTCCTTCTATGAGGTCCTTCTATAAGCACCACTCCGTATCAATGCATGTCCACATGCGATTTAGGGCACTTCAATAACAGACAGAAAAGGGTTTATTAGAAGTAAACAgcaccggtgtgtgtgtgggggcgggaGGTGTGGGAGTTAAAGAAGAAAACAACAATACACAACCTGGAGTTTTGAGTctctgtctcaaatggcaccctattccctatatagtgcactacttttgactggagcCTTATACGGTAGACCTATGTGGCTCCAGGTCAGTCAAAGTACTAcagcgcccctggagcaaattagagTTAAGTACTTTGCTCAGGTGCACATTGACCGATTATTCACCTTGTATTTGAACCAGcaacggttactggcccaacgctctaaccgctaagcTACCTGTCGCCcatagcagtgcactatatagggcttgGGGTGCCATATGAGATTTGCTCTGAGAGCAACAGGCCCTGTAGCGAAGTTGTTGTTTTCAGCAGCCATTTTATCTCCTAACTCTTCAGAAAGGCTAACCTCTCAATCATCATCCTCTTCTTGTACCTCAGCCGACTCGCCTCCCTAATCGCCACCATCTTCTGCAGGTCACCCTCGCTACAGGAAGTGGGCAGCGACGGACCCATCTGATTGGCCGACATACCAAGATATGACCGCTGACCTTGGACACGCActgcccccacccccaccccgaGCACCACCCCAAACTTCCTCAGCAACATGTCGTCCGTTTTAGGGTGCCCATCACAATCTCCTCTTTCCTCATGATTCTCCCTGCCCTCAGCTTCAACGTCCTGGGTCAAAGGTGAGGGGGCGCAGAGCAGCCGCGCCTGGAGCTTGGCAGGCAGTGCCCAGGGCTCAGGAATGGTCATCGGGTTATAGCTGTCGGCCGCACCCAACAGTGGTCTCTGCCGCCGACCATCCTGGGGCTGGTTGAGCTTCCGAAAGATGAAGTCGTCCCTCTCGATGTCGGGGATGACGGTCTTGTGATCCTTGCCTGGTGTCTGCGGCTGGGTGGCGATGTTGAGCTGGGGGTTCGAGGCGTAGAGGTGGCCGGACAAGTGGTTTACGCACACCCGGGTTTTCAGCACAGCCAGCGCCGAGTTGGAGTGGAAGGCCTGGGTGCGTCGGGCGAACATGTCGTCATTCTCCAGGTCAGGGAAGATGCTTGCCAGGGACTCATCCAACTGTTCTGGTGGATCCAGGGGGTTGTCACGCCCCAGAAGGGGACGCTTCTCGCATTTGACCAGCCGGGGGCCGGAGGTGGGGTCGATCATAGGGAATACCACCGGGAAGCGCTCAAAGTATGGGATGTTGGTGGCTTGCTTTTTGGGGGGCTGGTAGAGGGCAGTGTGTTGTGGCTGAGTGTTGTAAGgactggaggaggtggggggtggaagagaggagaaggagagacaggacagagggttGATGAGTTGCATGCAAGTAGAATAGGAGGAAAGCAGAAAGAGCTAGGAAAAGGTTTAAAAAATAGAAGGCTATTTGATTCAAAACAGGGCTGCATCAAACTGAGGACCTTGTATTCTGAAGCAGCTTATTCAAATCGTAAGTGCTTGGCAAACACAGTACAGTATCTTAACATATGTACTGATGCAAATTGGACTAAACAGCAAGACAGCAAAGTGATTATACCTCAGTATAACTGGTATAACTCTCAAAACTGCTCTTCAAGGCATGTTAGGGCACAGTTACTAGCTAAACGTTTTAGCACAGTATCGCTGTTAGTACATGAGGGAGGGTAGCCAATCAGAACTCCTGCCCTTTTAAGGTAATGCGTTAGACCAGTGCTCCTGTGATTTCACAGTCAATCGAGCAGCTGTATCGACCTTTGACCAGCAGGGAGGCTGGTGTGGGCGGAGCCTTCAGGCGCatgggggtgagaggagggggaggggccgGAAGGGGCTGAGGAGAGCCAGTGACTGACATCGCAGTCAGAGTCGTCAGAGGATGAGCCGCCAGACTTCTTTCGGCTATGGCCCCAGAGAGGAGTGGGtgcagaaaagagagagagacagaacgagagaggggggggggagaaggattggTGAGGGAAAGTGAGGGAAAATAGAGTGGGAAAAAGGAGTGTAAGGCAAAGTGAGAAGAAAACAGAGAAACGGAGAAGCAGAAGTCAGACAGGAGGAATCAATACAGTGAAGTCGTGTAAAAGTAGAGTAGAATAGTTCCCCACAGCAGTGCGGACCCAACTTATCAATCAAATGAAAGCTTTATGAATGATGTTAGAATCACATGCATTAAACAGACTATAGGGAATCACTGGAAAATGTTTTGATAGAAAGAGATAGAAACAGGAAACTGTGATAGAAAGATAATGAAAATAGTTGGTGATAGAGTGATAAAGTATTGTTAGCAATAAGAATGGGATGTGCCATTAGAAATAGTGAATGTAAGAAAGAGTAAGGAAATGATGTGTGTGGTTTGTAAATGTTGGCATTGTATGTACTAATGTTTTATATAGTATTTGAAATATACAGTATGAACATGTGAATGGAATGCAAGTGCTTTAAATGATGATGTTAAATCTGTGTTATGGGGTATGATGCTGTAAGTGTTTGTGCATGTGCGGTCTTTAACATTGGCCCTCTTTGCATCGGCCCCCCCTCACCCTGTGTCAGTATGTCCACAGACCTGAAGCCCTGGATCTTCTTGTACCAGGGTCTCCTCTGGGACCCCAGTTTGATCTTCTGCACGTGGGTGTCCTCCTCAGGCGTCCAGAACTTGGGCAGAAACCTGTCATATGACACGTCGACAGTTGACTTGGGCAACGCACC from Oncorhynchus masou masou isolate Uvic2021 chromosome 29, UVic_Omas_1.1, whole genome shotgun sequence harbors:
- the LOC135519937 gene encoding LIM domain only protein 7-like, translated to MIDPTSGPRLVKCEKRPLLGRDNPLDPPEQLDESLASIFPDLENDDMFARRTQAFHSNSALAVLKTRVCVNHLSGHLYASNPQLNIATQPQTPGKDHKTVIPDIERDDFIFRKLNQPQDGRRQRPLLGAADSYNPMTIPEPWALPAKLQARLLCAPSPLTQDVEAEGRENHEERGDCDGHPKTDDMLLRKFGVVLGVGVGAVRVQGQRSYLGMSANQMGPSLPTSCSEGDLQKMVAIREASRLRYKKRMMIERLAFLKS